The Osmerus eperlanus chromosome 22, fOsmEpe2.1, whole genome shotgun sequence genome window below encodes:
- the LOC134009128 gene encoding LOW QUALITY PROTEIN: uncharacterized protein K02A2.6-like (The sequence of the model RefSeq protein was modified relative to this genomic sequence to represent the inferred CDS: inserted 2 bases in 1 codon) — MIGTLSTFDAKEQTWEEYCEVLDQFFEANGIDDGEKQRAILISVVGPSTYKLMRNLVSPDKPSAKTVDQLKQVIKEHFNPKPSEMVQRYVFDSRSRQPTESVSAYVAELRRLAHDCNFGTTLEQRLRDRLVCGMNDDRIQRRLLSEIDLTFEKAFKIAVAAETASKNAQDLQTAAVAWHIAKACRNKSKDDARPSETKAHRAERRARFQPRPHRSHNVCERQNDDDSSDDEEAFILACLNTETSMQRIKPFEVNVEVNKKKVHFKIDTGCSVSIMNDNKFNEMWKEKKRPKLNESKMSLKSYTGEKIKVVGVSEVKVNXAQQIKTLPLVVVKGTGPSLLGRGWLEALKLKWDEIKHVKTDAHELQEVLSKHEDVFKKELGMLKGKKATIRVSANARPKFYRPRSVPYAMRAKVEEEIDRLLKEDIITPVKYTEWAAPIVPVLKPEGSIRICGDYKLTVNSASSLEQYPIPRVEDLFNTLARGTRFSKLDLSHAYQQIVMDDDSKKYLTINTHRGLFTYNRLPFGVSSAPAIFQRTMESLLQGLPGVAVYLDDILLTGRDTVEHLSTLEEVLRRLEEAGLRLRRSKCAFLQDQVEYLGHKIDAEGLHPVLSKVTAIEEAPPPTTVTELKAYLGLLNYYNKFLPNLATRLAPLHRLLRKDIQWTWKKEQEDAFCLSKQLLKSAQVLAHYSADKELVLACDASPYGVGAVLSHIMEDGSEKPIGFMSRTLTPAEQRYSQLDKEGLAIIFGIKRFHKYIYGRRFTISTDHKPLISLFHEKKPVPQMGSPRVQRWAILLRAYEYNMVYKPGKDHANADALSRLPLPHIEEEDDTGQVLMLDVVEDPPITTAQVKQWTAKDEILSQVLLWCLHGWPKEVASMFKAYSQRRLELSVRDGCVLWGARVVVPKKGRATLLKHLHYTHPGISRMKGLARSYVWWPGMDADIEREVQSCHTCQENRKAPAAAPLHPWEWPETPWSRLHVDYAGPHLGRMFLIVIDAHSKWLDVYPTSNATSQVTIEKLRQCFSTHGLPQTIVSDNGTCFTSQEFESFLKQNGIQHITSAPFHPASNGLAERAVQTFKQGIKKTKGDTLETKIARFLFNYRITPQSTTGLSPAEMLMSRRLRSTLDLLLPDVKSKIQKKQLKQKAQHDLHGKWRSFSPGDDVYIRNYGHGPRWVPAVIEMNTGPVSYTVQTGDGRVMRRHVDHIRKRHASMTETSMPDIITTSLHK; from the exons ATGATAGGCACCCTGTCAACTTTTGATGCAAAAGAGCAGACTTGGGAAGAGTACTGCGAGGTTCTTGATCAGTTTTTTGAAGCTAATGGGATCGAtgatggagagaaacagagggctaTCCTAATCAGCGTGGTCGGTCCATCAACGTACAAGCTCATGAGAAACCTGGTGAGTCCTGATAAGCCATCTGCGAAAACAGTCGATCAGTTAAAACAAGTAATCAAAGAGCACTTCAATCCTAAACCAAGCGAGATGGTGCAGAGATATGTGTTTGACTCGCGTTCACGTCAGCCTACGGAATCTGTGAGTGCATATGTAGCGGAGCTCAGACGACTAGCTCATGACTGTAACTTTGGCACTACACTGGAGCAAAGGTTAAGAGATCGTCTTGTGTGCGGTATGAATGACGACCGGATTCAAAGACGTCTGCTCTCCGAAATAGACCTGACGTTTGAAAAAGCATTTAAGATAGCAGTAGCTGCAGAAACTGCAAGTAAAAATGCCCAAGACCTACAAACGGCGGCCGTAGCAT GGCACATCGCTAAGGCTTGTAGGAATAAAAGTAAGGATGATGCCCGTCCCAGTGAAACCAAAGCACACAGAGCAGAGCGGCGCGCACGCTTTCAACCCCgtccacacaggtcacacaacgtgtgtgagagacaaaaTGATGATGATAGCTCTGATGACGAAGAAGCATTCATACTGGCATGCCTGAATACAGAAACTTCCATGCAGAGAATTAAACCATTCGAAGTCAACGTGGAAGTGAATAAAAAGAAAGTACACTTCAAAATAGACACAGGATGCAGTGTGAGCATTATGAATGACAATAAATTCAATGAGATGTGGAAAGAAAAGAAACGCCCCAAATTAAATGAAAGCAAAATGTCTCTGAAGTCATACACGGGAGAAAAAATCAAAGTAGTGGGAGTTTCTGAAGTAAAAGTAAA TGCTCAGCAAATTAAGACATTACCCCTAGTGGTGGTGAAGGGCACTGGACCTAGCTTGTTAGGTAGAGGCTGGCTGGAGGCTTTAAAGCTCAAGTGGGATGAAATTAAACATGTAAAAACAGATGCACATGAGCTACAGGAAGTACTGTCAAAGCATGAGGATGTTTTCAAAAAAGAACTAGGCATGTTAAAAGGCAAGAAGGCAACAATCCGTGTGTCTGCGAATGCCCGTCCAAAGTTCTATAGGCCCCGCTCAGTTCCGTATGCCATGAGGGCGAAAGTAGAAGAGGAGATAGATAGGCTCCTGAAAGAGGACATCATAACACCTGTCAAATACACTGAGTGGGCAGCGCCAATTGTTCCGGTGTTGAAGCCGGAGGGCTCCATTAGAATATGTGGCGATTACAAACTAACAGTAAACAGCGCCTCCTCACTAGAGCAATACCCTATTCCTCGTGTAGAAGACCTGTTCAATACACTGGCAAGAGGGACACGGTTCTCCAAACTTGATTTAAGCCACGCCTATCAGCAGATCGTGATGGATGATGACTCCAAGAAATACCTaacgataaacacacacagaggcctttTCACCTACAATAGGCTCCCATTCGGAGTTTCATCTGCTCCAGCCATATTTCAGAGAACAATGGAGAGTTTGTTGCAAGGCCTGCCCGGAGTAGCTGTTTACCTTGACGACATTTTACTGACTGGAAGAGACACTGTAGAGCATTTGAGCACGCTGGAGGAGGTACTCAGGCGACTGGAAGAGGCAGGACTGCGACTGCGCAGAAGCAAGTGTGCATTCTTGCAAGACCAGGTTGAGTACTTGGGTCACAAGATTGATGCTGAAGGCCTGCACCCAGTGCTGAGCAAGGTAACAGCCATCGAGGAAGCTCCACCTCCAACCACAGTGACTGAGCTGAAAGCATATCTTGGCCTTTTAAACTACTATAATAAGTTCCTTCCTAATCTCGCCACACGTCTAGCACCATTACACAGATTGTTAAGAAAAGACATTCAGTGGACTTGGAAGAAAGAACAAGAAGATGCGTTTTGTTTGTCTAAACAGCTGCTGAAATCAGCACAAGTCCTGGCTCACTATTCAGCAGACAAAGAACTTGTGCTGGCATGCGACGCCTCACCGTACGGAGTCGGCGCCGTGCTGTCACACATCATGGAAGACGGAAGTGAAAAACCCATAGGCTTCATGTCACGCACACTGACACCAGCTGAACAGCGTTACTCACAGCTCGACAAGGAGGGGTTAGCCATCATATTCGGAATCAAGCGATTTCACAAGTATATCTATGGACGAAGATTCACGATCAGCACTGATCACAAGCCATTGATCTCGCTTTTCCATGAAAAGAAGCCGGTGCCACAGATGGGGTCACCAAGAGTGCAACGGTGGGCAATACTTCTGAGAGCGTACGAGTACAATATGGTGTACAAGCCAGGCAAAGACCACGCAAACGCAGACGCATTGAGCAGGCTACCACTGCCACAcattgaagaggaggatgacacAGGACAGGTCCTCATGCTGGATGTGGTGGAAGACCCACCAATCACAACAGCCCAAGTGAAGCAGTGGACTGCGAAAGATGAAATATTATCACAAGTGCTGTTGTGGTGTTTGCATGGCTGGCCAAAGGAGGTGGCTTCAATGTTCAAGGCCTACAGCCAGAGAAGGCTTGAACTCAGTGTCAGAGATGGATGTGTGCTCTGGGGAGCGAGAGTGGTTGTTCCAAAGAAGGGGAGGGCCACCCTtttaaaacatctacactacacacacccaggcatctCCAGGATGAAGGGCTTGGCACGTTCATACGTGTGGTGGCCAGGTATGGATGCTGACATAGAAAGAGAAGTACAGTCCTGCCACACATGCCAGGAAAACAGAAAGgctccagctgcagctcctctccatccctgggAGTGGCCAGAGACACCCTGGAGTAGATTGCATGTTGATTATGCCGGCCCTCACTTAGGCAGGATGTTTCTTATCGTGATCGATGCGCACTCAAAATGGCTTGATGTGTATCCAACAAGTAATGCAACAAGCCAAGTCACCATTGAAAAACTCAGACAGTGCTTTAGCACACATGGCCTGCCTCAGACAATAGTATCGGACAATGGCACATGCTTCACAAGCCAAGAGTTTGAATCATTCCTGAAACAGAATGGTATACAGCACATAACATCTGCACCCTTTCACCCGGCATCAAATGGCCTAGCCGAAAGAGCCGTGCAAACGTTCAAACAAGGAATTAAGAAAACAAAAGGAGATACTTTGGAAACCAAAATAGCAAGATTTCTGTTCAATTACAGAATAACACCCCAAAGTACGACTGGCTTGTCTCCAGCTGAAATGCTGATGTCTAGGAGACTGCGGTCCACACTGGATCTTCTGCTGCCCGATGTGAAGTCAAAGATTCAAAAGAAACAACTCAAACAGAAAGCACAACATGACTTACACGGCAAATGGAGAAGCTTCTCTCCTGGTGACGACGTGTACATCCGAAACTATGGTCACGGACCAAGGTGGGTCCCAGCCGTCATTGAGATGAACACAGGGCCTGTCTCCTACACAGTGCAGACAGGAGATGGACGCGTCATGAGACGTCACGTGGACCATATCCGTAAACGTCACGCGTCGATGACAGAGACATCCATGCCTGACATTATCACAACGAGTCTTCATAAATAA
- the LOC134009127 gene encoding LOW QUALITY PROTEIN: uncharacterized protein K02A2.6-like (The sequence of the model RefSeq protein was modified relative to this genomic sequence to represent the inferred CDS: inserted 6 bases in 3 codons) codes for MIGTLSTFDAKEQTWEEYCEVLDQFFEANGIDDGEKQRAILISVVGPATYKLMRNLVSPDKPSAKTVDQLKQVMKEHFNPKPSEMVQRYVFDSRSRQPTESVSAYVAELRRLAHDCNFGTTLEQRLRDRLVCGMNDDRIQRRLLSEIDLTFEKAFKIAVAAETASKNAQDLQKAAVAWHIAKACRNKSKDDARPSETKAHRAERRARFQPRPHRSHNVCERQNDDDSSDDEEAFILACLNTETSMQRIKPFEVNVEVNKKKVHFEIDTGCSVSIMNENKFNEMWKEKKRPKLNESKMSLKSYTGEKIKVVGVSEVKVNXAQQIKTLPLVVVKGTGPSLLGRGWLEALKLKWDEIKHVKTDAHELQEVLSKHEDVFKKELGMLKGKKATIRVSANARPKFYRPRSVPYAMRAKVEEEIDRLLKEDIITPVKYTEWAAPIVPVLKPEGSIRICGDYKLTVNSASSLEQXSVEDLFNTLARGTRFSKLDLSHAYQQIVMDDDSKKYLTINTHRGLFTYNRLPFGVSSAPAIFQRTMESLLQGLPGVAVYLDDILLTGRDTVEHLSTLEEVLRRLEEAGLRLRRSKCAFLQDQVEYLGHKIDAEGLHPVLSKVTAIEEAPPPTTVTELKAYLGLLNYYNKFLPNLATRLAPLHRLLRKDIQWTWKKEQEDAFCLSKQLLKSAQVLAHYSADKELVLACDAXVLSHIMEDGSEKPIGFMSRTLTPAEQRYSQLDKEGLAIIFGIKRFHKYIYGRRFTISTDHKPLISLFHEKKPVPQMGSPRVQRWAILLRAYEYNMVYKPGKDHANADALSRLPLPHIEEEDDTGQVLMLDVVEDPPITTAQVKQWTAKDEILSQVLLWCLHGWPKEVASMFKAYSQRRLELSVRDGCVLWGARVVVPKKGRATLLKHLHYTHPGISRMKGLARSYVWWPGMDADIEREVQSCHTCQENRKAPAAAPLHPWEWPETPWNRLHVDYAGPHLGRMFLIVIDAHSKWLDVYPTSNATSKVTIEKLRQCFSTHGLPQTIVSDNGTCFTSQEFESFLKQNGIQHITSAPFHPASNGLAERAVQTFKQGIKKTKGDTLETKIARFLFNYRITPQSTTGLSPAEMLMSRRLRSTLDLLLPDVKSKIQKKQLKQKAQHDLHGKWRSFSPGDDVYIRNYGHGPRWVPAVIEMNTGPVSYTVQTGDGRVMRRHVDHIRKRHASMTETSMPDIITTSLHK; via the exons ATGATAGGCACCCTGTCAACTTTTGATGCAAAAGAGCAGACTTGGGAAGAGTACTGCGAGGTTCTTGATCAGTTTTTTGAAGCTAATGGGATCGAtgatggagagaaacagagggctaTCCTAATCAGCGTGGTCGGTCCAGCAACGTACAAGCTCATGAGAAACCTGGTGAGTCCAGATAAGCCATCTGCGAAAACAGTCGATCAGTTAAAACAAGTAATGAAAGAGCACTTCAATCCTAAACCAAGCGAGATGGTGCAGAGATATGTGTTTGACTCGCGTTCACGTCAGCCTACGGAATCTGTGAGTGCATATGTAGCGGAGCTCAGACGACTAGCTCATGACTGTAACTTTGGCACTACACTGGAGCAAAGGTTAAGAGATCGTCTTGTGTGCGGTATGAATGACGACCGGATTCAAAGACGTCTGCTCTCCGAAATAGACCTGACGTTTGAAAAAGCATTTAAGATAGCAGTAGCTGCAGAAACTGCAAGTAAAAATGCCCAAGACCTACAAAAGGCGGCCGTAGCAT GGCACATCGCTAAGGCTTGTAGGAATAAAAGTAAGGATGATGCCCGTCCCAGTGAAACCAAAGCACACAGAGCAGAGCGGCGCGCACGCTTTCAACCCCgtccacacaggtcacacaacgtgtgtgagagacaaaaTGATGATGATAGCTCTGATGACGAAGAAGCATTCATACTGGCATGCCTGAATACAGAAACTTCCATGCAGAGAATTAAACCATTCGAAGTCAACGTGGAAGTGAATAAAAAGAAAGTACACTTCGAAATAGACACAGGATGCAGTGTGAGCATTATGAATGAAAATAAATTCAATGAGATGTGGAAAGAAAAGAAACGCCCCAAATTAAATGAAAGCAAAATGTCTCTGAAGTCATACACGGGAGAAAAAATCAAAGTAGTGGGAGTTTCTGAAGTAAAAGTAAA TGCTCAGCAAATTAAGACATTACCCCTAGTGGTGGTGAAGGGCACTGGACCTAGCTTGTTAGGTAGAGGCTGGCTGGAGGCTTTAAAGCTCAAGTGGGATGAAATTAAACATGTAAAAACAGATGCACATGAGCTACAGGAAGTACTGTCAAAGCATGAGGATGTTTTCAAAAAAGAACTTGGCATGTTAAAAGGCAAGAAGGCAACAATCCGTGTGTCTGCGAATGCCCGTCCAAAGTTCTATAGGCCCCGCTCAGTTCCGTATGCCATGAGGGCGAAAGTAGAAGAGGAGATAGATAGGCTCCTGAAAGAGGACATCATAACACCTGTCAAATACACTGAGTGGGCAGCGCCAATTGTTCCGGTGTTGAAGCCGGAGGGCTCCATTAGAATATGTGGCGATTACAAACTAACAGTAAACAGCGCCTCCTCACTAGAGCA TAGTGTAGAAGACCTGTTCAATACACTGGCAAGAGGGACACGGTTCTCCAAACTTGATTTAAGCCACGCCTATCAGCAGATCGTGATGGATGATGACTCCAAGAAATACCTaacgataaacacacacagaggcctttTCACCTACAATAGGCTCCCATTCGGAGTTTCATCTGCTCCAGCCATATTTCAGAGAACAATGGAGAGTTTGTTGCAAGGCCTGCCCGGAGTAGCTGTTTACCTTGACGACATTTTACTGACTGGAAGAGACACTGTAGAGCATTTGAGCACGCTGGAGGAGGTACTCAGGCGACTGGAAGAGGCAGGACTGCGACTGCGCAGAAGCAAGTGTGCATTCTTGCAAGACCAGGTTGAGTACTTGGGTCACAAGATTGATGCTGAAGGCCTGCACCCAGTGCTGAGCAAGGTAACAGCCATCGAGGAAGCTCCACCTCCAACCACAGTGACTGAGCTGAAAGCATATCTTGGCCTTTTAAACTACTATAATAAGTTCCTTCCTAATCTCGCCACACGTCTAGCACCATTACACAGATTGTTAAGAAAAGACATTCAGTGGACTTGGAAGAAAGAACAAGAAGATGCGTTTTGTTTGTCTAAACAGCTGCTGAAATCAGCACAAGTCCTGGCTCACTATTCAGCAGACAAAGAACTTGTGCTGGCATGCGACGC CGTGCTGTCACACATCATGGAAGACGGAAGTGAAAAACCCATAGGCTTCATGTCACGCACACTGACACCAGCTGAACAGCGTTACTCACAGCTCGACAAGGAGGGGTTAGCCATCATATTCGGAATCAAGCGATTTCACAAGTATATCTATGGACGAAGATTCACGATCAGCACTGATCACAAGCCATTGATCTCGCTTTTCCATGAAAAGAAGCCGGTGCCACAGATGGGGTCACCAAGAGTGCAACGGTGGGCAATACTTCTGAGAGCGTACGAGTACAATATGGTGTACAAGCCAGGCAAAGACCACGCAAACGCAGACGCATTGAGCAGGCTACCACTGCCACAcattgaagaggaggatgacacAGGACAGGTCCTCATGCTGGATGTGGTGGAAGACCCACCAATCACAACAGCCCAAGTGAAGCAGTGGACTGCGAAAGATGAAATATTATCACAAGTGCTGTTGTGGTGTTTGCATGGCTGGCCAAAGGAGGTGGCTTCAATGTTCAAGGCCTACAGCCAGAGAAGGCTTGAACTCAGTGTCAGAGATGGATGTGTGCTCTGGGGAGCGAGAGTGGTTGTTCCAAAGAAGGGGAGGGCCACCCTtttaaaacatctacactacacacacccaggcatctCCAGGATGAAGGGCTTGGCACGTTCATACGTGTGGTGGCCAGGTATGGATGCTGACATAGAAAGAGAAGTACAGTCCTGCCACACATGCCAGGAAAACAGAAAGgctccagctgcagctcctctccatccctgggAGTGGCCAGAGACACCCTGGAATAGATTGCATGTTGATTATGCCGGCCCTCACTTAGGCAGGATGTTTCTTATCGTGATCGATGCGCACTCAAAATGGCTTGATGTGTATCCAACAAGTAATGCAACAAGCAAAGTCACCATTGAAAAACTCAGACAGTGCTTTAGCACACATGGCCTGCCTCAGACAATAGTATCGGACAATGGCACATGCTTCACAAGCCAAGAGTTTGAATCATTCCTGAAACAGAATGGTATACAGCACATAACATCTGCACCCTTTCACCCGGCATCAAATGGCCTAGCCGAAAGAGCCGTGCAAACGTTCAAACAAGGAATTAAGAAAACAAAAGGAGATACTTTGGAAACCAAAATAGCAAGATTTCTGTTCAATTACAGAATAACACCCCAAAGTACGACTGGCTTGTCTCCAGCTGAAATGCTGATGTCTAGGAGACTGCGGTCCACACTGGATCTTCTGCTGCCCGATGTGAAGTCAAAGATTCAAAAGAAACAACTCAAACAGAAAGCACAACATGACTTACACGGCAAATGGAGAAGCTTCTCTCCTGGTGACGACGTGTACATCCGAAACTATGGTCACGGACCAAGGTGGGTCCCAGCCGTCATTGAGATGAACACAGGGCCTGTCTCCTACACAGTGCAGACAGGAGATGGACGCGTCATGAGACGTCACGTGGACCATATCCGTAAACGTCACGCGTCGATGACAGAGACATCCATGCCTGACATTATCACAACGAGTCTTCATAAATAA